AAATGAGTTGAAGAAATTCAAAATTAAAATTATAAAAAGACACTAAATAAAAGTGTCTTTTTATTTATAATTTATTTATGTTTAACAAAAATACTTTTAGATATAAATTGTTAAGAGCTTTTACTAAAGAAAAAATTATTTTCGAAATTATTTTATTTTTAATAAGTTTAGCAATTGCTTTAGGAATTTATTTTAAGAATATCAATAATATTTCTAATTCATATAATCATATAACTTTATGAAGCGATTCTTTATTAGGTGCTTCATCAACAATTATTGTATTTAATATTTTAGCAATGCTTTTATATAATCGCACTTATTTAAATTCAAAAGAAAAAACTAAAAATCGTAAATTACAAGTATATAAATTTGACTTAGAAGAAGAAAAAAGAAAACATTCAAATGAAATTAACAGCAAAATAAAAATTAAACAACTAGAAGAAAAAATTGCAAAATTAGAAAAACAAAAATCTGTAGAAGTAAATGATTTAGCATTTGGAATTTGTCTTTTTGTAGGTATTTTTTTATTAATTATTAGTATAATTATTGCTTATGTTTAATTTTAATTTTTACATTTATATGTTAAAATATAAATGTAAAAATGCCCGAGTGGTGAAATTGGCAGACACGCTAGACTAAGGATCTAGTGGGGCAACCCGTGCAGGTTCAAGTCCTGTCTTGGGCACCAAATAATAAAAACTACCTTAAAGGTAGTTTTTATTATTTTTTAATTTCTAAATATAAATCATTTAGTTGCTCATTTTCTACTAAACTTGGCGCATCCATTAACATATCTTGTCCTTTTGCATTTTTAGGAAAAGCAATTACATCTCTTATTGATTCACTTTTTGTTAAAATCATAAGCAATCTTTCAATACCTAAACCAATTCCGCAATGAGGAGGAACTCCATATTCAAAAGCTTTTAAAAATCAACCAAATTGGTTTTCTTGTTTGTCTTTAGTCATTCCAATTAAATTAAACATTTTCTCTTGAGTAGTTTTATCAAAAATTCTAGCAGAACCAGAGCCTAATTCAAATCCGTTTAAAACTAAGTCATATGATTTAGCTTTAATGTCTTCCATTTTAATTTTATCCAATTCATCTAAAGAATGATCAAATTGAGTAAAAGGATGATGTGCTGCTGTTCAAGTTTGATTATCATCATCATATTCAAACATAGGTCAATTAATTATTCATGAAAAATGATATTCATTTTCCTTTGCATATTTAAATTTGTCATTTAAGGCTATTCTAACAGCTCCTAAAGCTTGTGAAGCATTTTTAAAAGTGTTAGCAACAATAAAATATGAACCACTTTTATAATCATTTAATTCGATTAATTTCAAAACTTCTTCTTTTACCTTATGAGCAAAATTAGAATGTATTATTTCTTTATTTTCGACAGTAAAATAAAAAAGTATATTAGCTTTATTTTTTAGAGCAATTTCCTCTAAATCTTTAAAGTCTTTTTTATTAATAATATTATCAACAAAAAGCATTCTTTTTGCTTGCGCATTTTTAATAATATTAAAGTCAGTATTTAAACAAAATTCATCAATATCTTGAAGTAAATAACCATATCTAAAATCAGGTTTATCTGTACCATAATTTTTAATTGCTTCAAAATAATCATAACGTAATCAATTATTAGGTTTTATATCTATATTTAGAGTTTTAAAGACGTTATAAAACATATCTTCTATGAGATTTTGGAAATCTTCAACATTAGTAAAAGCAACTTCCATATCTAATTGAACAAATTCTGGTTGACGATCTTTTCTACCGTCTTCATCTCTAAAACATTTAGCAAATTGATAATATTTTTCAATTCCACTAATCATTAATAATTGTTTAAATAATTGAGGACTTTGTGGCAATGCTCAAAAGTGTGCTTTATTTCTTGTGGCTACTAAATAGTCTCTAGCTCCTTCAGGAGTACTTTTTGCTAAAACAGGTGTTTCTATACTTAAAAATTCTTTATCATATAAATAATTTCTAATTATTTGTATTAATTTATTTCTTAAAAGTAAATTTTGAAGCATTTTAGGTCTTCTTAAATCTAAAAAACGATGCTTTAATCTAGTTTCTTCTTTAACTTCAATGTCATCTCTTATAGCAAAAGGTAATTCTTCCTTAGCTTGAGAAAAAATTTTATAATTTTTAACTTTAATTTCTATTTCTCCAGAAGGAATATTTAAATTAGGAGATTTTCTTAAAACAACTTCTCCATAAATTTGCATTGTGCTTTCCTTATTAACTTTAATATCCTGATCAAAAACACATTGAATTACTCCACTTTTATCTCTTAAATCAATAAAAGTTAACTCACCAAATCTTCTTTTATTAGCAACAAACCCATGTACAGTAATATTTTGTTTCAAATGCTTTTTATTAATTTGAGCATTATTATATTTTTTGCTATTCATCCTCATCCTCGTCTAATTCCAGATTTTCTAAAATTTCAATATTAGTTGCTAAAAATTCTAATAAATCAGCATAACCATCTACAGTATAAGCAAATTTAATTTTGTCATTATTGATTAAATCTTTTGCTACATAAATATTTTCAGTATCGAAACTATCTTTAAAAATTAAATATTTAGCTTGTAATTTATTTGCTTTATCAAAAATTTTTTTATTTTTTTCAACTTTTTTAATAACTTCTGTTCGAATACCATATTTTCTTAATTCATTTGTTAATGAAAACAAGACAGGTAAATTTTCTTCAGTAGTAGAAGCAATTAATACATCTAAATAATCTTCCATTAAATTTATTTTGTTATTTTGTTCTAAAATTACGTCTGCACAACGATCTACTCCAAAACCTCATCCACAAGCTGAAACATTAGGTCCACCTAATTGAGCGATTAAATTAGAATATCTACCACCACCTATAAGTGTTGATTGAGCTGCTGAATTTTTTGCAATATTAATAAATTCAAAAACTATTTGATCATAATAATCTAAACCTCTCACAAGAGAATAATCAATTTCAAAATTAATATGATTATTTTTTAAAATTGTTATAAATTCTTGAAAATATTTTTTAGAAACATTATTTAAATAATCAAAAATTTTAGGAGCTTTTTGCACAAATTCCTTTTGAGAATCTATTTTATCATCAAGTATTCTTAAAACATTATTAGATAATCTTTCTTGACTTAATGAGCTTAATTGATTTTTAAAAGGTAATAAATATTCTCTTAAAGCTTGTTCGTATATTTTTCTTTCTTCTAAAGTGCCAATTGAATTAATTTTTAATTTAAAATTAATATTTAAAGTTGTAAGAATTTCATTTGCTAAAATAACTATTTCAGCATCATTGTAAGGATTCAATTCACTAATAAATTCAATTCCTGCTTGATTAAATTGTCTATATCTACCTTTTTGAGGTTGTTCATAACGAAACATTGGTCCAAAATAAGCAAATTTAGTCACTTTTACATTGTTAAGTCACTTTTGTTCTACTAAAGCTCTTACAAAGCCCGCTGTGCCTTCGGGTCTTAATGCTATATTACGATTAGATTTGTCTAAAAATTCATACATTTCTTTTTTAACTATTTCACTGCCTTGAACACTTCTTTTGTAAAGTTCAGCATATTCCATGATTGGAGTATCTATTCAATTAAAATTATAAGCTTTAGTTTTATCTAAAAATTCTCTTCTTATATATTCAATTAATTTAGCTTCTTTTGGGCCTAAATCTCTAGTACCTTTAATTTTGTTAATCATCTTTACCTCTTAGAAATTAATATAATTAATATTATATTAATTTTTTACTTTATTTTATAGTCAAAATAATTAATAACTTAAATTTAAAAAACATAATATTAATTTTATATTATGTTTTCTTTTTTTACATTATTGTAATTTTTTCTGATAATAAATCTTCTTTAGTAATTAATTTACATTCGCCTAAAGACAATTTTTTATCTAAAAAATAGTTAGCAAATCTTTCTCTATTCAACTCTAAAACTTTATATCCTAAACTTGCAAACATTCTTCTTACTTGATGATATTTTCCTTCTGCTAATTCCACTAAAACTTCATTTTTCTTATTTTTTGAACTTGAATAAATGGCAGTTGCACTTTTGCAAATAGTTCCATCAGCTAAAATAATTCCTTCTTGAAATTTATATAATTCTGCGCTAGAAATATCTTTATCTAAAATAGCGTTATATCACTTGGTGCAAAGTTTATTAGGAGATGTTAATTTATGATTTAATTTGCCATCGTTAGAAATAATTAAAAGTCCAGTAGTATCTTTATCTAAACGTCCGAAAGTGTTTAAATTAGAAATATTTTGTAAGTTTTTAGGCAATAAATCATATACTAATTTTCCTTCACCTTGATCATGAGTACATATATAACCTTTAGGTTTATTTAAAGCTATGTAGATAAATTCATCAGTTATATATTTAATATCATTAATTTTTAATTTATTGGTTCCTAAAATAAAATCAACATTTTGTGTAAGTATTTTATTATCTACTTTAACAACTTTATTTTTTATTAATTCCTTGGCCTGTTTTTTTGAATATTCTGTGTAATTAGTTATAACTTTTTCTAATGATCAAATAGTTTTATTTTCTTGTTTCATTTTATTAATTTCCTTTACTATTAAAAAATACCATCTCATTCAAATTCATAATCAAATATTCTTACAGTATCGCCTGTTTCGATATTTAATTTTAATAATTCATCTCAAACACCTAAATTTTTTAATTTTTGATTAAATCTAAGTAAATTATCATAAGTATTAATAGGATTTTTTTCATAAATTAATTTTATTTTTGGACCAATAATTTCAAAAAAACCTTGATAAGGATGTAAAATTTTAAAATCTGGTTCTAATTTAATTTCTATAATTTTTTCTTCATTTTCTTGTTCAACTGGCATTAATTTATTTTCTTCTAGTAATTTTGTTAATGTTTGTTTTAATTCATCTAAATTATTTTTTTCAATTGCGCTAATTTCAATAACTTGTAAATTTGGATATTTATGTTTAAATAATTTAAGATTATTTTTAAATGCTGGTAAATCAGATTTATTAGCAATAACTAATTGTGGTTTTTTTTCTAAATTTAAACTATAAGCTTTTAATTCTTCAACAATAGTTTCATAATCAATTAATGGATCTTTGAATTCATCCCCAAAATCAATAATATGTGCTATTACACGACATCTTTCAATATGCTTTAAAAATTGAATCCCCAAACCTTTACCTAAAGATGCTCCTTTAATTAAACCAGGCAAATCTGCTATAGTAAAAGAATTATCATAATATTTAACTAAGCCTAATTGTGGCACTAACGTTGTAAATTCATATTCAGCTATTTTGGCTTTGGCATTACTTAAAGCACTTAATAATGTGCTTTTACCTGCACTGGGTTTGCCTACTATACCAACATCAGACATCACTTTTAAAATAATATTTGCTTCGTATTTTTCGCCCTTACTTCCATTTTCACTTATTCTAGGAGCAGTATTGCGGGCTGTTTTAAATTTCATATTACCTCTGCCACCTTGACCGCCTTTAGCAACCAAATATTCTTTAGCTTCAATAATATCAGCAACAATTTTTTCATTTTGATAAACAATTGTACCTAAGGGTACTTTAACATAGGTATCTTTTCCTGCGGCACCGTATAAATTTTTAGGTCCACCGTTTATTCCATCTTGAGCAACTATTTTTTTATTGCCATAAAGAGATAATAAAGTATTTTTACCAGGATCACCTACAAAATAAATATTGCCTCCTCGTCCTCCATCACCACCATCGGGACCACCTTTATCAACGTGAGCTTCTCTTCTAAAAGAAATCATACCATCGCCACCTTTGCCAGCTTGTAATATTATTTTTATTTGATCAATAAATCTTGCCATAATTATCCTCGTCAAAATATTACATATTTTGTATTATTAAAATTTTACTAATAAATTTATTTAAATTAAAAATAATATTTTTCAATTTAAATAAAAAAATGCTTTTAAGCATTTTTAATTTTTATTGTTTTTATTTAATTTTTCTAAATAATCTAATATAGCATATCCTAAACCATGTTCTGTTACAGCTTTTGTAATATTATTTGCCTTGCTTTTTACTTCTGCTTTTGCATTATCCATAACATATGAATGATAAAAACGTTTAAACATTGAAAAATCGTTTTCGCTATCGCCTATGACCATAATATCATCTTCTGTAACATTTTCATCATAAACATGATCAATCATTCAAACAATTGCTCTACCTTTTGAAGATCCATAAGGCAAAATTTCAATATTCATATGTGTTTTAATAATTTTGCAATCAAGAGGTTCTAAAAGTTGCATTAATTGATCGACATTAGAAGTACCTTCAAAATATACTTCTATTTTAGCAACATTTTTTAATTCAGTTTCTTGACCAGTTACATATGTAAATTGATCAAAAGTTTCGCTTCTAAAATAAATTTTGTTTAAAAATTCTTTATCTTCTTCTCTAAAAATATAAAAAATTTCACTAGATCATGCAGCAGCTGAAACATTTAAATCTTTAAAAATTTTAAAAATAGTTTTAACTGTTTCTTTATCTAAATATTTTTCTTTTATAAATTTGGCATTTTTAAAATCATAAATTTGCACACCAGAAGAACCAATTACATAATCAGCATTAGTTAATTTGGCTAACTTTAACATCCTTGGACATATTGGATTGCCAGTAGCAATATTAAAGCTTATATCATCTCTTTTAATAATATCTAAATTA
Above is a window of Mycoplasma sp. 1018B DNA encoding:
- the aspS gene encoding aspartate--tRNA ligase, with protein sequence MNSKKYNNAQINKKHLKQNITVHGFVANKRRFGELTFIDLRDKSGVIQCVFDQDIKVNKESTMQIYGEVVLRKSPNLNIPSGEIEIKVKNYKIFSQAKEELPFAIRDDIEVKEETRLKHRFLDLRRPKMLQNLLLRNKLIQIIRNYLYDKEFLSIETPVLAKSTPEGARDYLVATRNKAHFWALPQSPQLFKQLLMISGIEKYYQFAKCFRDEDGRKDRQPEFVQLDMEVAFTNVEDFQNLIEDMFYNVFKTLNIDIKPNNWLRYDYFEAIKNYGTDKPDFRYGYLLQDIDEFCLNTDFNIIKNAQAKRMLFVDNIINKKDFKDLEEIALKNKANILFYFTVENKEIIHSNFAHKVKEEVLKLIELNDYKSGSYFIVANTFKNASQALGAVRIALNDKFKYAKENEYHFSWIINWPMFEYDDDNQTWTAAHHPFTQFDHSLDELDKIKMEDIKAKSYDLVLNGFELGSGSARIFDKTTQEKMFNLIGMTKDKQENQFGWFLKAFEYGVPPHCGIGLGIERLLMILTKSESIRDVIAFPKNAKGQDMLMDAPSLVENEQLNDLYLEIKK
- the hisS gene encoding histidine--tRNA ligase produces the protein MINKIKGTRDLGPKEAKLIEYIRREFLDKTKAYNFNWIDTPIMEYAELYKRSVQGSEIVKKEMYEFLDKSNRNIALRPEGTAGFVRALVEQKWLNNVKVTKFAYFGPMFRYEQPQKGRYRQFNQAGIEFISELNPYNDAEIVILANEILTTLNINFKLKINSIGTLEERKIYEQALREYLLPFKNQLSSLSQERLSNNVLRILDDKIDSQKEFVQKAPKIFDYLNNVSKKYFQEFITILKNNHINFEIDYSLVRGLDYYDQIVFEFINIAKNSAAQSTLIGGGRYSNLIAQLGGPNVSACGWGFGVDRCADVILEQNNKINLMEDYLDVLIASTTEENLPVLFSLTNELRKYGIRTEVIKKVEKNKKIFDKANKLQAKYLIFKDSFDTENIYVAKDLINNDKIKFAYTVDGYADLLEFLATNIEILENLELDEDEDE
- a CDS encoding pseudouridine synthase → MKQENKTIWSLEKVITNYTEYSKKQAKELIKNKVVKVDNKILTQNVDFILGTNKLKINDIKYITDEFIYIALNKPKGYICTHDQGEGKLVYDLLPKNLQNISNLNTFGRLDKDTTGLLIISNDGKLNHKLTSPNKLCTKWYNAILDKDISSAELYKFQEGIILADGTICKSATAIYSSSKNKKNEVLVELAEGKYHQVRRMFASLGYKVLELNRERFANYFLDKKLSLGECKLITKEDLLSEKITIM
- the obgE gene encoding GTPase ObgE, encoding MARFIDQIKIILQAGKGGDGMISFRREAHVDKGGPDGGDGGRGGNIYFVGDPGKNTLLSLYGNKKIVAQDGINGGPKNLYGAAGKDTYVKVPLGTIVYQNEKIVADIIEAKEYLVAKGGQGGRGNMKFKTARNTAPRISENGSKGEKYEANIILKVMSDVGIVGKPSAGKSTLLSALSNAKAKIAEYEFTTLVPQLGLVKYYDNSFTIADLPGLIKGASLGKGLGIQFLKHIERCRVIAHIIDFGDEFKDPLIDYETIVEELKAYSLNLEKKPQLVIANKSDLPAFKNNLKLFKHKYPNLQVIEISAIEKNNLDELKQTLTKLLEENKLMPVEQENEEKIIEIKLEPDFKILHPYQGFFEIIGPKIKLIYEKNPINTYDNLLRFNQKLKNLGVWDELLKLNIETGDTVRIFDYEFEWDGIF
- a CDS encoding HAD family hydrolase; translation: MKKQPIIFSDVDGTIYTRDAYVSNFNLDIIKRDDISFNIATGNPICPRMLKLAKLTNADYVIGSSGVQIYDFKNAKFIKEKYLDKETVKTIFKIFKDLNVSAAAWSSEIFYIFREEDKEFLNKIYFRSETFDQFTYVTGQETELKNVAKIEVYFEGTSNVDQLMQLLEPLDCKIIKTHMNIEILPYGSSKGRAIVWMIDHVYDENVTEDDIMVIGDSENDFSMFKRFYHSYVMDNAKAEVKSKANNITKAVTEHGLGYAILDYLEKLNKNNKN